Proteins from a genomic interval of Trifolium pratense cultivar HEN17-A07 linkage group LG6, ARS_RC_1.1, whole genome shotgun sequence:
- the LOC123888354 gene encoding guanylate kinase 2-like isoform X1, translated as MGEAPAFLVEDLQDGPLNGLELKNGTCKTTTTVGDKTYVTVGAGDGTLSIDVQIFDRSLGEWVHPTVLGTKPLSCKGHSAVLCENRILVLKKGSKLDDQIWFLEVDTEYVRQQRKKLGTEVVAWSKGVIGNAEKPIVISGPSGVGKGTLISMLMKEFPSMFGFSVSHTTRAPRNMEKDGVHYHFTDKSVMEKEIKNGKFLEFASVHGNLYGTSVEAVEVVADAGKRCILDIDVQGAKSVRASSLEAIFIFVSPPSMEELEKRLRDRGTETEEQILKRLRNAKAEIEQGTSSNIFDFMLYNDKLEESYEKLKKLLGLDGFVAASPKSAAPKEINLPVDHSVSKIDDKIIISSGLEKETKNLIMLDVSSLKGGAPGRTRGLDFQVIGASLDKLC; from the exons ATG GGAGAAGCACCTGCATTTCTTGTTGAGGATCTTCAGGATGGACCTCTTAATGGTCTTGAATTGAAAAATGGAACTTGTAAAACAACTACTACCGTTGGCGATAAAACG TATGTCACTGTTGGAGCTGGTGATGGAACTTTGTCCATTGACGTTCAAATTTTTGACCGTAGTCTTGGAGAATG GGTTCACCCAACTGTGCTAGGCACCAAACCCTTGTCGTGCAAAGGTCACTCTGCTGTGCTTTGCGAAAACCGGATACTAGTTCTTAAGAAGGGTTCTAAATTGGATGATCAGATATGGTTCCTAGAG GTGGACACCGAATATGTTAGGCAGCAGCGAAAAAAGTTGGGCACTGAGGTTGTTGCGTGGAGTAAGGGTGTGATAGGCAATGCTGAAAAACCTATTGTTATTAGTGGTCCTTCTGGAGTTGGTAAAGGAACACTGATATCAATGCTCATGAAGGAATTCCCATCAATGTTTGGTTTTTCGGTGAGCCATACAACCCGTGCTCCAAGAAATATGGAGAAAGACGGGGTCCATTACCATTTTACCGATAAGAGTGTGATGGAGAAAGAgattaaaaatggaaaatttcTTGAATTTGCATCTGTCCATGGTAATTTGTACGGGACCAGTGTTGAAGCTGTTGAAGTGGTAGCAGATGCAGGAAAA AGATGTATTCTTGATATTGATGTTCAAGGAGCAAAATCTGTGAGGGCTAGTTCTCTTGAAGCCATATTCATCTTTGTCTCTCCACCATCAATGGAAGAGCTTGAGAAGCGCCTTCGTGACAG AGGGACTGAGACAGAAGAACAGATCCTGAAGCGACTGCGCAATGCCAAAGCTGAGATTGAGCAGGGGACATCTTCTAATATATTTGATTTCATGTTATACAATGACAAACTTGAGGAGTCTTATGAGAAACTTAAG AAATTATTGGGACTTGATGGTTTTGTCGCTGCTTCACCCAAATCAG CAGCACCTAAGGAGATTAATCTTCCAGTGGATCATTCAGTGTCTAAAATTGATGACAAAATCATCATCTCTTCGGGACTAGAGAAGGAGACAAAGAATTT GATCATGTTGGATGTTTCTTCACTAAAAGGCGGTGCACCAGGAAGGACAAGAGGGCTTGATTTTCAAGTCATAGGGGCCTCTTTGGATAAGCTTTGCTAA
- the LOC123888354 gene encoding guanylate kinase 2-like isoform X2, with protein MGEAPAFLVEDLQDGPLNGLELKNGTCKTTTTVGDKTYVTVGAGDGTLSIDVQIFDRSLGEWVHPTVLGTKPLSCKGHSAVLCENRILVLKKGSKLDDQIWFLEVDTEYVRQQRKKLGTEVVAWSKGVIGNAEKPIVISGPSGVGKGTLISMLMKEFPSMFGFSVSHTTRAPRNMEKDGVHYHFTDKSVMEKEIKNGKFLEFASVHGNLYGTSVEAVEVVADAGKRCILDIDVQGAKSVRASSLEAIFIFVSPPSMEELEKRLRDRGTETEEQILKRLRNAKAEIEQGTSSNIFDFMLYNDKLEESYEKLKKLLGLDGFVAASPKSAPKEINLPVDHSVSKIDDKIIISSGLEKETKNLIMLDVSSLKGGAPGRTRGLDFQVIGASLDKLC; from the exons ATG GGAGAAGCACCTGCATTTCTTGTTGAGGATCTTCAGGATGGACCTCTTAATGGTCTTGAATTGAAAAATGGAACTTGTAAAACAACTACTACCGTTGGCGATAAAACG TATGTCACTGTTGGAGCTGGTGATGGAACTTTGTCCATTGACGTTCAAATTTTTGACCGTAGTCTTGGAGAATG GGTTCACCCAACTGTGCTAGGCACCAAACCCTTGTCGTGCAAAGGTCACTCTGCTGTGCTTTGCGAAAACCGGATACTAGTTCTTAAGAAGGGTTCTAAATTGGATGATCAGATATGGTTCCTAGAG GTGGACACCGAATATGTTAGGCAGCAGCGAAAAAAGTTGGGCACTGAGGTTGTTGCGTGGAGTAAGGGTGTGATAGGCAATGCTGAAAAACCTATTGTTATTAGTGGTCCTTCTGGAGTTGGTAAAGGAACACTGATATCAATGCTCATGAAGGAATTCCCATCAATGTTTGGTTTTTCGGTGAGCCATACAACCCGTGCTCCAAGAAATATGGAGAAAGACGGGGTCCATTACCATTTTACCGATAAGAGTGTGATGGAGAAAGAgattaaaaatggaaaatttcTTGAATTTGCATCTGTCCATGGTAATTTGTACGGGACCAGTGTTGAAGCTGTTGAAGTGGTAGCAGATGCAGGAAAA AGATGTATTCTTGATATTGATGTTCAAGGAGCAAAATCTGTGAGGGCTAGTTCTCTTGAAGCCATATTCATCTTTGTCTCTCCACCATCAATGGAAGAGCTTGAGAAGCGCCTTCGTGACAG AGGGACTGAGACAGAAGAACAGATCCTGAAGCGACTGCGCAATGCCAAAGCTGAGATTGAGCAGGGGACATCTTCTAATATATTTGATTTCATGTTATACAATGACAAACTTGAGGAGTCTTATGAGAAACTTAAG AAATTATTGGGACTTGATGGTTTTGTCGCTGCTTCACCCAAATCAG CACCTAAGGAGATTAATCTTCCAGTGGATCATTCAGTGTCTAAAATTGATGACAAAATCATCATCTCTTCGGGACTAGAGAAGGAGACAAAGAATTT GATCATGTTGGATGTTTCTTCACTAAAAGGCGGTGCACCAGGAAGGACAAGAGGGCTTGATTTTCAAGTCATAGGGGCCTCTTTGGATAAGCTTTGCTAA
- the LOC123888354 gene encoding guanylate kinase 2-like isoform X4 — MELVKQLLPLAIKRVHPTVLGTKPLSCKGHSAVLCENRILVLKKGSKLDDQIWFLEVDTEYVRQQRKKLGTEVVAWSKGVIGNAEKPIVISGPSGVGKGTLISMLMKEFPSMFGFSVSHTTRAPRNMEKDGVHYHFTDKSVMEKEIKNGKFLEFASVHGNLYGTSVEAVEVVADAGKRCILDIDVQGAKSVRASSLEAIFIFVSPPSMEELEKRLRDRGTETEEQILKRLRNAKAEIEQGTSSNIFDFMLYNDKLEESYEKLKKLLGLDGFVAASPKSAPKEINLPVDHSVSKIDDKIIISSGLEKETKNLIMLDVSSLKGGAPGRTRGLDFQVIGASLDKLC, encoded by the exons ATGGAACTTGTAAAACAACTACTACCGTTGGCGATAAAACG GGTTCACCCAACTGTGCTAGGCACCAAACCCTTGTCGTGCAAAGGTCACTCTGCTGTGCTTTGCGAAAACCGGATACTAGTTCTTAAGAAGGGTTCTAAATTGGATGATCAGATATGGTTCCTAGAG GTGGACACCGAATATGTTAGGCAGCAGCGAAAAAAGTTGGGCACTGAGGTTGTTGCGTGGAGTAAGGGTGTGATAGGCAATGCTGAAAAACCTATTGTTATTAGTGGTCCTTCTGGAGTTGGTAAAGGAACACTGATATCAATGCTCATGAAGGAATTCCCATCAATGTTTGGTTTTTCGGTGAGCCATACAACCCGTGCTCCAAGAAATATGGAGAAAGACGGGGTCCATTACCATTTTACCGATAAGAGTGTGATGGAGAAAGAgattaaaaatggaaaatttcTTGAATTTGCATCTGTCCATGGTAATTTGTACGGGACCAGTGTTGAAGCTGTTGAAGTGGTAGCAGATGCAGGAAAA AGATGTATTCTTGATATTGATGTTCAAGGAGCAAAATCTGTGAGGGCTAGTTCTCTTGAAGCCATATTCATCTTTGTCTCTCCACCATCAATGGAAGAGCTTGAGAAGCGCCTTCGTGACAG AGGGACTGAGACAGAAGAACAGATCCTGAAGCGACTGCGCAATGCCAAAGCTGAGATTGAGCAGGGGACATCTTCTAATATATTTGATTTCATGTTATACAATGACAAACTTGAGGAGTCTTATGAGAAACTTAAG AAATTATTGGGACTTGATGGTTTTGTCGCTGCTTCACCCAAATCAG CACCTAAGGAGATTAATCTTCCAGTGGATCATTCAGTGTCTAAAATTGATGACAAAATCATCATCTCTTCGGGACTAGAGAAGGAGACAAAGAATTT GATCATGTTGGATGTTTCTTCACTAAAAGGCGGTGCACCAGGAAGGACAAGAGGGCTTGATTTTCAAGTCATAGGGGCCTCTTTGGATAAGCTTTGCTAA
- the LOC123888354 gene encoding guanylate kinase 1-like isoform X3, translating into MELVKQLLPLAIKRVHPTVLGTKPLSCKGHSAVLCENRILVLKKGSKLDDQIWFLEVDTEYVRQQRKKLGTEVVAWSKGVIGNAEKPIVISGPSGVGKGTLISMLMKEFPSMFGFSVSHTTRAPRNMEKDGVHYHFTDKSVMEKEIKNGKFLEFASVHGNLYGTSVEAVEVVADAGKRCILDIDVQGAKSVRASSLEAIFIFVSPPSMEELEKRLRDRGTETEEQILKRLRNAKAEIEQGTSSNIFDFMLYNDKLEESYEKLKKLLGLDGFVAASPKSAAPKEINLPVDHSVSKIDDKIIISSGLEKETKNLIMLDVSSLKGGAPGRTRGLDFQVIGASLDKLC; encoded by the exons ATGGAACTTGTAAAACAACTACTACCGTTGGCGATAAAACG GGTTCACCCAACTGTGCTAGGCACCAAACCCTTGTCGTGCAAAGGTCACTCTGCTGTGCTTTGCGAAAACCGGATACTAGTTCTTAAGAAGGGTTCTAAATTGGATGATCAGATATGGTTCCTAGAG GTGGACACCGAATATGTTAGGCAGCAGCGAAAAAAGTTGGGCACTGAGGTTGTTGCGTGGAGTAAGGGTGTGATAGGCAATGCTGAAAAACCTATTGTTATTAGTGGTCCTTCTGGAGTTGGTAAAGGAACACTGATATCAATGCTCATGAAGGAATTCCCATCAATGTTTGGTTTTTCGGTGAGCCATACAACCCGTGCTCCAAGAAATATGGAGAAAGACGGGGTCCATTACCATTTTACCGATAAGAGTGTGATGGAGAAAGAgattaaaaatggaaaatttcTTGAATTTGCATCTGTCCATGGTAATTTGTACGGGACCAGTGTTGAAGCTGTTGAAGTGGTAGCAGATGCAGGAAAA AGATGTATTCTTGATATTGATGTTCAAGGAGCAAAATCTGTGAGGGCTAGTTCTCTTGAAGCCATATTCATCTTTGTCTCTCCACCATCAATGGAAGAGCTTGAGAAGCGCCTTCGTGACAG AGGGACTGAGACAGAAGAACAGATCCTGAAGCGACTGCGCAATGCCAAAGCTGAGATTGAGCAGGGGACATCTTCTAATATATTTGATTTCATGTTATACAATGACAAACTTGAGGAGTCTTATGAGAAACTTAAG AAATTATTGGGACTTGATGGTTTTGTCGCTGCTTCACCCAAATCAG CAGCACCTAAGGAGATTAATCTTCCAGTGGATCATTCAGTGTCTAAAATTGATGACAAAATCATCATCTCTTCGGGACTAGAGAAGGAGACAAAGAATTT GATCATGTTGGATGTTTCTTCACTAAAAGGCGGTGCACCAGGAAGGACAAGAGGGCTTGATTTTCAAGTCATAGGGGCCTCTTTGGATAAGCTTTGCTAA
- the LOC123888356 gene encoding uncharacterized protein LOC123888356, producing MASTSPRTPPKECHQNIEVTNKEEESKKTSCEHAIVQQDSKVQQDVNSSDDVEEVIDEENSSPSGFTTPKDEIFKIPKVLEDDCPPAPPAQKKRRSLLVNDSSQVKIEEQGDEENMCSSGFTTPKGKEFRIPKVSYDNCPPAPMRSRPVRTLDHSPSNTKVFASAEIDSFFIHSKVLN from the coding sequence ATGGCTTCTACTTCACCAAGAACTCCTCCAAAGGAGTGTCATCAAAACATTGAGGTAACAAATAAGGAAGAAGAATCAAAGAAAACGTCTTGTGAGCATGCTATAGTTCAACAAGACTCTAAAGTTCAACAAGATGTTAATAGTAGTGATGATGTTGAAGAGGTTATTGATGAAGAAAATAGTTCTCCAAGTGGCTTCACTACACCAAAGGATGAAATATTCAAAATACCAAAAGTCTTAGAAGATGATTGTCCACCAGCACCTCCTGCTCAAAAGAAGAGAAGATCATTATTAGTGAATGACTCTTCACAAGTCAAAATAGAAGAACAAGGTGATGAAGAAAATATGTGTTCAAGTGGCTTCACTACACCAAAGGGTAAAGAATTCAGAATACCAAAAGTAAGCTACGACAACTGTCCACCGGCTCCGATGAGGAGTCGACCGGTACGAACGCTTGATCATTCACCATCAAATACCAAAGTATTTGCTTCAGCAGAAATAGATTCATTCTTTATACACTCAAAGGTTTTAAATTGA